One window from the genome of Crassostrea angulata isolate pt1a10 chromosome 2, ASM2561291v2, whole genome shotgun sequence encodes:
- the LOC128171595 gene encoding CBP80/20-dependent translation initiation factor-like isoform X2 has protein sequence MQGVNIRRNGDSPPPGTVQELEDYLDGLTLNLTEDNLEDIMTLSQSMSTEDHLKNVAKRLYDKSLRDQEFAKYGACICDRLSNVEVQGSKFRNVILKFVQEDFKAKDETRRSDNKRYLGFVSFLCQVFGNVRLATGDTMKPLVVPVYDCLEQILNDQSSNEDEYECFSIQLQSIGKDLELQDQPRMSLMLDQVRTRIIKDGLTARGRCTLLELLECGSRGWKPLSNDLTRFYCDTMVEIFATSIE, from the exons ATGCAAGGGGTTAATATTAGAAGA AATGGGGATTCCCCTCCCCCAGGCACCGTCCAGGAGCTTGAGGACTATTTGGATGGGCTGACCCTCAATCTGACCGAGGACAATTTGGAGGACATCATGACCTTATCCCAATCAATGTCCACAGAGGACCACCTCAAAAACGTGGCCAAGCGCCTTTACGACAAGAGTTTGAGAGACCAAGAATTTGCTAAATATGGAGCGTGCATTTGTGACAGACTTTCTAATGTTGAAGTGCAAGGATCAAAGTTCAGAAATGTGATACTTAAATTTGTTCAGGAAGATTTCAAAG CAAAAGACGAGACCAGACGCTCGGACAACAAGCGGTACCTGGGCTTTGTCTCCTTCCTGTGTCAAGTGTTCGGCAATGTTCGACTTGCGACGGGCGATACTATGAAGCCGTTAGTGGTCCCAGTCTATGATTGCCTGGAGCAGATCTTAAACGACCAATCGTCAAATGAAGACGAATACGAATGTTTCTCTATACAG CTGCAGTCTATTGGAAAAGACCTTGAACTTCAGGATCAGCCACGCATGTCGTTAATGCTCGATCAAGTGCGAACTCGTATCATAAAAGATGG TTTGACGGCTCGTGGTCGCTGCACCTTACTGGAACTTCTAGAATGTGGGTCGCGGGGGTGGAAACCGCTGTCCAACGACTTGACCCGATTTTACTGCGACACCATGGTGGAAATATTTGCAACGAGCATCGAATGA